In one Lycium barbarum isolate Lr01 chromosome 7, ASM1917538v2, whole genome shotgun sequence genomic region, the following are encoded:
- the LOC132601572 gene encoding uncharacterized protein LOC132601572 — protein sequence MEDGYPWLKNIPFLWPELVVFLEGYKPILISKIVYWRLPYERWYKCNTDGTSKGNPGPSSYGFCVRDWHGDLIYAECKELGLNSNVVAEARAMMEGLVYCVNHEFHPLVLETDSLLMKNVVDGICEIPWCIITEVERIRRMKAEFNVLIYHVYMEGNTLADFLTNLAFDFAGTISFNSFTDLPSAGRKILHLDKHQVPNLRIRNVKNLRGIDVL from the exons ATGGAGGACGG ATATCCATGGTTGAAAAACATTCCGTTTCTTTGGCCTGAACTGGTGGTATTTCTTGAAGGATATAAACCTATTTTGATTTCTAAGATTGTCTACTGGAGGTTGCCTTATGAGAGATGGTATAAATGTAATACTGATGGAACATCAAAGGGCAACCCTGGTCCTAGTTCTTATGGTTTTTGTGTAAGAGATTGGCATGGAGATTTGATATATGCAGAATGCAAGGAATTGGGACTTAATTCTAATGTGGTTGCAGAGGCAAGAGCAATGATGGAGGGTTTGGTATATTGTGTaaatcatgaatttcacccaCTGGTTTTGGAAACGGACTCCTTACTAATGAAGAATGTGGTTGATGGAATATGTGAGATACCATGGTGTATTATCACAGAGGTGGAGAGAATTAGAAGAATGAAGGCTGAATTCAATGTACtaatatatcatgtatacatggAGGGGAATACATtggcagattttttaactaacctagcttttgattttgcaggtacaataAGCTTTAATTCATTTACTGATTTACCTAGTGCAGGAAGGAAGATCCTACATTTGGATAAACATCAAGTCCCAAACCTCAGGATTAGGAATGTTAAGAACTTAAGAGGCATTGATGTACTTTGA
- the LOC132603520 gene encoding cleavage stimulation factor subunit 50 isoform X1, whose protein sequence is MESNNSSLEQTLQDGKLYRHVNSLIVAHLRDSNLNQAASAVASATMTPMNVEAAPNKLLELVAKGLAVEKDEMLRGVSTAVPFDPSITAAYGSIPAPRAAFVDFSSVNDTKGPSKNIPKHESRHISEHKNVARCARFSPDGRFLATGSADTSIKLFEIAKVKQMMQPDARDGPVRPVIRTFYDHQQPINDLDFHPQNAVLISGAKDRTIKFFDFSKTVAKRAFRVIQDTHNVRSVSFHPSGDFLLAGTDHSIPHLYDINTFKCYLPPNFQEMGVNGAINQVRYSCTGGLYVTASKNGAIRLWDGVTASCVRSIDGAHGAAEATSANFSKDERYILSSGKDSSVKLWEVGTGRLVKQYLGATHTQLRCQAVFNDTEEFVLSIDESLNEIVAWDALTTEKVARWPSNHIGAPRWLVHSPVEATFVSCGIDRSIRYWKEVP, encoded by the exons ATGGAGAGTAATAATAGTAGTTTGGAGCAAACACTGCAAGATGGGAAATTGTATCGTCATGTTAATTCTCTCATTGTCGCTCACCTTCGTGATAGTAATCTCAATCAG GCTGCAAGTGCTGTAGCTTCTGCTACAATGACACCAATGAATGTTGAAGCTGCTCCCAACAAGCTACTTGAATTGGTCGCAAAG GGTCTTGCAGTGGAGAAAGATGAGATGCTTAGAGGAGTTTCAACAGCTGTACCTTTTGATCCAAGCATAACTGCAGCATATGGCTCAATCCCAGCCCCTCGGGCTGCGTTTGTTGATTTCAG TAGCGTGAACGATACAAAAGGGCCATCAAAAAATATCCCAAAGCATGAGTCACGACATATTTCCGAGcacaag AATGTTGCAAGGTGTGCCAGATTCAGTCCTGATGGAAGATTTCTTGCTACTGGAAGCGCGGACACATCGATTAAATTGTTTGAG ATTGCAAAAGTCAAGCAAATGATGCAGCCAGACGCAAGGGATGGCCCAGTGAGGCCTGTTATACGGACTTTTTATgatcatcaacaa CCAATAAATGACTTGGACTTTCATCCGCAAAATGCTGTACTCATATCTGGAGCAAAAGACCGCACCATCAA GTTCTTTGATTTTTCCAAAACGGTAGCAAAGAGAGCATTTAGAGTGATTCAG GATACACATAATGTAAGGTCGGTGTCATTCCATCCTTCCGGGGACTTTCTTCTGGCAG GAACTGATCATTCAATTCCTCATCTATATGACATCAACACTTTCAAATGCTACCTGCCACCAAATTTCCAAGAGATGGGTGTCAATGGTGCTATTAATCAG GTTAGGTATTCATGTACTGGCGGATTGTATGTAACTGCTTCCAAAAATGGTGCAATTCGGCTATGGGATGGGGTAACTGCTAGCTGTGTCCGATCCATAGATGGTGCACATGGAGCGGCGGAGGCCACAAGTGCAAATTTTTCAAAGGATGAAAG GTATATTCTATCCTCGGGAAAAGACTCTTCGGTGAAGCTTTGGGAAGTTGGCACAGGAAGATTGGTCAAACAATATCTTGGAGCTACACATACACAGTTGCGCTGCCAG GCTGTTTTCAATGATACAGAAGAATTTGTATTATCAATTGATGAATCTCTCAATGAG ATTGTTGCATGGGATGCTCTGACGACAGAAAAAGTGGCTAGATGGCCCTCCAACCATATTGGTGCACCCCGTTGGCTTGTGCATTCCCCTGTAGAAGCTACATTTGTGTCTTGTGGGATTGACCGATCCATTCGGTACTGGAAGGAGGTCCCTTAG
- the LOC132603520 gene encoding cleavage stimulation factor subunit 50 isoform X2: MESNNSSLEQTLQDGKLYRHVNSLIVAHLRDSNLNQAASAVASATMTPMNVEAAPNKLLELVAKGLAVEKDEMLRGVSTAVPFDPSITAAYGSIPAPRAAFVDFSVNDTKGPSKNIPKHESRHISEHKNVARCARFSPDGRFLATGSADTSIKLFEIAKVKQMMQPDARDGPVRPVIRTFYDHQQPINDLDFHPQNAVLISGAKDRTIKFFDFSKTVAKRAFRVIQDTHNVRSVSFHPSGDFLLAGTDHSIPHLYDINTFKCYLPPNFQEMGVNGAINQVRYSCTGGLYVTASKNGAIRLWDGVTASCVRSIDGAHGAAEATSANFSKDERYILSSGKDSSVKLWEVGTGRLVKQYLGATHTQLRCQAVFNDTEEFVLSIDESLNEIVAWDALTTEKVARWPSNHIGAPRWLVHSPVEATFVSCGIDRSIRYWKEVP; the protein is encoded by the exons ATGGAGAGTAATAATAGTAGTTTGGAGCAAACACTGCAAGATGGGAAATTGTATCGTCATGTTAATTCTCTCATTGTCGCTCACCTTCGTGATAGTAATCTCAATCAG GCTGCAAGTGCTGTAGCTTCTGCTACAATGACACCAATGAATGTTGAAGCTGCTCCCAACAAGCTACTTGAATTGGTCGCAAAG GGTCTTGCAGTGGAGAAAGATGAGATGCTTAGAGGAGTTTCAACAGCTGTACCTTTTGATCCAAGCATAACTGCAGCATATGGCTCAATCCCAGCCCCTCGGGCTGCGTTTGTTGATTTCAG CGTGAACGATACAAAAGGGCCATCAAAAAATATCCCAAAGCATGAGTCACGACATATTTCCGAGcacaag AATGTTGCAAGGTGTGCCAGATTCAGTCCTGATGGAAGATTTCTTGCTACTGGAAGCGCGGACACATCGATTAAATTGTTTGAG ATTGCAAAAGTCAAGCAAATGATGCAGCCAGACGCAAGGGATGGCCCAGTGAGGCCTGTTATACGGACTTTTTATgatcatcaacaa CCAATAAATGACTTGGACTTTCATCCGCAAAATGCTGTACTCATATCTGGAGCAAAAGACCGCACCATCAA GTTCTTTGATTTTTCCAAAACGGTAGCAAAGAGAGCATTTAGAGTGATTCAG GATACACATAATGTAAGGTCGGTGTCATTCCATCCTTCCGGGGACTTTCTTCTGGCAG GAACTGATCATTCAATTCCTCATCTATATGACATCAACACTTTCAAATGCTACCTGCCACCAAATTTCCAAGAGATGGGTGTCAATGGTGCTATTAATCAG GTTAGGTATTCATGTACTGGCGGATTGTATGTAACTGCTTCCAAAAATGGTGCAATTCGGCTATGGGATGGGGTAACTGCTAGCTGTGTCCGATCCATAGATGGTGCACATGGAGCGGCGGAGGCCACAAGTGCAAATTTTTCAAAGGATGAAAG GTATATTCTATCCTCGGGAAAAGACTCTTCGGTGAAGCTTTGGGAAGTTGGCACAGGAAGATTGGTCAAACAATATCTTGGAGCTACACATACACAGTTGCGCTGCCAG GCTGTTTTCAATGATACAGAAGAATTTGTATTATCAATTGATGAATCTCTCAATGAG ATTGTTGCATGGGATGCTCTGACGACAGAAAAAGTGGCTAGATGGCCCTCCAACCATATTGGTGCACCCCGTTGGCTTGTGCATTCCCCTGTAGAAGCTACATTTGTGTCTTGTGGGATTGACCGATCCATTCGGTACTGGAAGGAGGTCCCTTAG
- the LOC132603520 gene encoding cleavage stimulation factor subunit 50 isoform X6, with product MLRGVSTAVPFDPSITAAYGSIPAPRAAFVDFSVNDTKGPSKNIPKHESRHISEHKNVARCARFSPDGRFLATGSADTSIKLFEIAKVKQMMQPDARDGPVRPVIRTFYDHQQPINDLDFHPQNAVLISGAKDRTIKFFDFSKTVAKRAFRVIQDTHNVRSVSFHPSGDFLLAGTDHSIPHLYDINTFKCYLPPNFQEMGVNGAINQVRYSCTGGLYVTASKNGAIRLWDGVTASCVRSIDGAHGAAEATSANFSKDERYILSSGKDSSVKLWEVGTGRLVKQYLGATHTQLRCQAVFNDTEEFVLSIDESLNEIVAWDALTTEKVARWPSNHIGAPRWLVHSPVEATFVSCGIDRSIRYWKEVP from the exons ATGCTTAGAGGAGTTTCAACAGCTGTACCTTTTGATCCAAGCATAACTGCAGCATATGGCTCAATCCCAGCCCCTCGGGCTGCGTTTGTTGATTTCAG CGTGAACGATACAAAAGGGCCATCAAAAAATATCCCAAAGCATGAGTCACGACATATTTCCGAGcacaag AATGTTGCAAGGTGTGCCAGATTCAGTCCTGATGGAAGATTTCTTGCTACTGGAAGCGCGGACACATCGATTAAATTGTTTGAG ATTGCAAAAGTCAAGCAAATGATGCAGCCAGACGCAAGGGATGGCCCAGTGAGGCCTGTTATACGGACTTTTTATgatcatcaacaa CCAATAAATGACTTGGACTTTCATCCGCAAAATGCTGTACTCATATCTGGAGCAAAAGACCGCACCATCAA GTTCTTTGATTTTTCCAAAACGGTAGCAAAGAGAGCATTTAGAGTGATTCAG GATACACATAATGTAAGGTCGGTGTCATTCCATCCTTCCGGGGACTTTCTTCTGGCAG GAACTGATCATTCAATTCCTCATCTATATGACATCAACACTTTCAAATGCTACCTGCCACCAAATTTCCAAGAGATGGGTGTCAATGGTGCTATTAATCAG GTTAGGTATTCATGTACTGGCGGATTGTATGTAACTGCTTCCAAAAATGGTGCAATTCGGCTATGGGATGGGGTAACTGCTAGCTGTGTCCGATCCATAGATGGTGCACATGGAGCGGCGGAGGCCACAAGTGCAAATTTTTCAAAGGATGAAAG GTATATTCTATCCTCGGGAAAAGACTCTTCGGTGAAGCTTTGGGAAGTTGGCACAGGAAGATTGGTCAAACAATATCTTGGAGCTACACATACACAGTTGCGCTGCCAG GCTGTTTTCAATGATACAGAAGAATTTGTATTATCAATTGATGAATCTCTCAATGAG ATTGTTGCATGGGATGCTCTGACGACAGAAAAAGTGGCTAGATGGCCCTCCAACCATATTGGTGCACCCCGTTGGCTTGTGCATTCCCCTGTAGAAGCTACATTTGTGTCTTGTGGGATTGACCGATCCATTCGGTACTGGAAGGAGGTCCCTTAG
- the LOC132603520 gene encoding cleavage stimulation factor subunit 50 isoform X5 yields the protein MLRGVSTAVPFDPSITAAYGSIPAPRAAFVDFSSVNDTKGPSKNIPKHESRHISEHKNVARCARFSPDGRFLATGSADTSIKLFEIAKVKQMMQPDARDGPVRPVIRTFYDHQQPINDLDFHPQNAVLISGAKDRTIKFFDFSKTVAKRAFRVIQDTHNVRSVSFHPSGDFLLAGTDHSIPHLYDINTFKCYLPPNFQEMGVNGAINQVRYSCTGGLYVTASKNGAIRLWDGVTASCVRSIDGAHGAAEATSANFSKDERYILSSGKDSSVKLWEVGTGRLVKQYLGATHTQLRCQAVFNDTEEFVLSIDESLNEIVAWDALTTEKVARWPSNHIGAPRWLVHSPVEATFVSCGIDRSIRYWKEVP from the exons ATGCTTAGAGGAGTTTCAACAGCTGTACCTTTTGATCCAAGCATAACTGCAGCATATGGCTCAATCCCAGCCCCTCGGGCTGCGTTTGTTGATTTCAG TAGCGTGAACGATACAAAAGGGCCATCAAAAAATATCCCAAAGCATGAGTCACGACATATTTCCGAGcacaag AATGTTGCAAGGTGTGCCAGATTCAGTCCTGATGGAAGATTTCTTGCTACTGGAAGCGCGGACACATCGATTAAATTGTTTGAG ATTGCAAAAGTCAAGCAAATGATGCAGCCAGACGCAAGGGATGGCCCAGTGAGGCCTGTTATACGGACTTTTTATgatcatcaacaa CCAATAAATGACTTGGACTTTCATCCGCAAAATGCTGTACTCATATCTGGAGCAAAAGACCGCACCATCAA GTTCTTTGATTTTTCCAAAACGGTAGCAAAGAGAGCATTTAGAGTGATTCAG GATACACATAATGTAAGGTCGGTGTCATTCCATCCTTCCGGGGACTTTCTTCTGGCAG GAACTGATCATTCAATTCCTCATCTATATGACATCAACACTTTCAAATGCTACCTGCCACCAAATTTCCAAGAGATGGGTGTCAATGGTGCTATTAATCAG GTTAGGTATTCATGTACTGGCGGATTGTATGTAACTGCTTCCAAAAATGGTGCAATTCGGCTATGGGATGGGGTAACTGCTAGCTGTGTCCGATCCATAGATGGTGCACATGGAGCGGCGGAGGCCACAAGTGCAAATTTTTCAAAGGATGAAAG GTATATTCTATCCTCGGGAAAAGACTCTTCGGTGAAGCTTTGGGAAGTTGGCACAGGAAGATTGGTCAAACAATATCTTGGAGCTACACATACACAGTTGCGCTGCCAG GCTGTTTTCAATGATACAGAAGAATTTGTATTATCAATTGATGAATCTCTCAATGAG ATTGTTGCATGGGATGCTCTGACGACAGAAAAAGTGGCTAGATGGCCCTCCAACCATATTGGTGCACCCCGTTGGCTTGTGCATTCCCCTGTAGAAGCTACATTTGTGTCTTGTGGGATTGACCGATCCATTCGGTACTGGAAGGAGGTCCCTTAG
- the LOC132603520 gene encoding cleavage stimulation factor subunit 50 isoform X3 — MLKLLPTSYLNWSQRFVSVVEKDEMLRGVSTAVPFDPSITAAYGSIPAPRAAFVDFSSVNDTKGPSKNIPKHESRHISEHKNVARCARFSPDGRFLATGSADTSIKLFEIAKVKQMMQPDARDGPVRPVIRTFYDHQQPINDLDFHPQNAVLISGAKDRTIKFFDFSKTVAKRAFRVIQDTHNVRSVSFHPSGDFLLAGTDHSIPHLYDINTFKCYLPPNFQEMGVNGAINQVRYSCTGGLYVTASKNGAIRLWDGVTASCVRSIDGAHGAAEATSANFSKDERYILSSGKDSSVKLWEVGTGRLVKQYLGATHTQLRCQAVFNDTEEFVLSIDESLNEIVAWDALTTEKVARWPSNHIGAPRWLVHSPVEATFVSCGIDRSIRYWKEVP; from the exons ATGTTGAAGCTGCTCCCAACAAGCTACTTGAATTGGTCGCAAAGGTTTGTATCGGTTG TGGAGAAAGATGAGATGCTTAGAGGAGTTTCAACAGCTGTACCTTTTGATCCAAGCATAACTGCAGCATATGGCTCAATCCCAGCCCCTCGGGCTGCGTTTGTTGATTTCAG TAGCGTGAACGATACAAAAGGGCCATCAAAAAATATCCCAAAGCATGAGTCACGACATATTTCCGAGcacaag AATGTTGCAAGGTGTGCCAGATTCAGTCCTGATGGAAGATTTCTTGCTACTGGAAGCGCGGACACATCGATTAAATTGTTTGAG ATTGCAAAAGTCAAGCAAATGATGCAGCCAGACGCAAGGGATGGCCCAGTGAGGCCTGTTATACGGACTTTTTATgatcatcaacaa CCAATAAATGACTTGGACTTTCATCCGCAAAATGCTGTACTCATATCTGGAGCAAAAGACCGCACCATCAA GTTCTTTGATTTTTCCAAAACGGTAGCAAAGAGAGCATTTAGAGTGATTCAG GATACACATAATGTAAGGTCGGTGTCATTCCATCCTTCCGGGGACTTTCTTCTGGCAG GAACTGATCATTCAATTCCTCATCTATATGACATCAACACTTTCAAATGCTACCTGCCACCAAATTTCCAAGAGATGGGTGTCAATGGTGCTATTAATCAG GTTAGGTATTCATGTACTGGCGGATTGTATGTAACTGCTTCCAAAAATGGTGCAATTCGGCTATGGGATGGGGTAACTGCTAGCTGTGTCCGATCCATAGATGGTGCACATGGAGCGGCGGAGGCCACAAGTGCAAATTTTTCAAAGGATGAAAG GTATATTCTATCCTCGGGAAAAGACTCTTCGGTGAAGCTTTGGGAAGTTGGCACAGGAAGATTGGTCAAACAATATCTTGGAGCTACACATACACAGTTGCGCTGCCAG GCTGTTTTCAATGATACAGAAGAATTTGTATTATCAATTGATGAATCTCTCAATGAG ATTGTTGCATGGGATGCTCTGACGACAGAAAAAGTGGCTAGATGGCCCTCCAACCATATTGGTGCACCCCGTTGGCTTGTGCATTCCCCTGTAGAAGCTACATTTGTGTCTTGTGGGATTGACCGATCCATTCGGTACTGGAAGGAGGTCCCTTAG
- the LOC132603520 gene encoding cleavage stimulation factor subunit 50 isoform X7, whose product MLKLLPTSYLNWSQSSVNDTKGPSKNIPKHESRHISEHKNVARCARFSPDGRFLATGSADTSIKLFEIAKVKQMMQPDARDGPVRPVIRTFYDHQQPINDLDFHPQNAVLISGAKDRTIKFFDFSKTVAKRAFRVIQDTHNVRSVSFHPSGDFLLAGTDHSIPHLYDINTFKCYLPPNFQEMGVNGAINQVRYSCTGGLYVTASKNGAIRLWDGVTASCVRSIDGAHGAAEATSANFSKDERYILSSGKDSSVKLWEVGTGRLVKQYLGATHTQLRCQAVFNDTEEFVLSIDESLNEIVAWDALTTEKVARWPSNHIGAPRWLVHSPVEATFVSCGIDRSIRYWKEVP is encoded by the exons ATGTTGAAGCTGCTCCCAACAAGCTACTTGAATTGGTCGCAAAG TAGCGTGAACGATACAAAAGGGCCATCAAAAAATATCCCAAAGCATGAGTCACGACATATTTCCGAGcacaag AATGTTGCAAGGTGTGCCAGATTCAGTCCTGATGGAAGATTTCTTGCTACTGGAAGCGCGGACACATCGATTAAATTGTTTGAG ATTGCAAAAGTCAAGCAAATGATGCAGCCAGACGCAAGGGATGGCCCAGTGAGGCCTGTTATACGGACTTTTTATgatcatcaacaa CCAATAAATGACTTGGACTTTCATCCGCAAAATGCTGTACTCATATCTGGAGCAAAAGACCGCACCATCAA GTTCTTTGATTTTTCCAAAACGGTAGCAAAGAGAGCATTTAGAGTGATTCAG GATACACATAATGTAAGGTCGGTGTCATTCCATCCTTCCGGGGACTTTCTTCTGGCAG GAACTGATCATTCAATTCCTCATCTATATGACATCAACACTTTCAAATGCTACCTGCCACCAAATTTCCAAGAGATGGGTGTCAATGGTGCTATTAATCAG GTTAGGTATTCATGTACTGGCGGATTGTATGTAACTGCTTCCAAAAATGGTGCAATTCGGCTATGGGATGGGGTAACTGCTAGCTGTGTCCGATCCATAGATGGTGCACATGGAGCGGCGGAGGCCACAAGTGCAAATTTTTCAAAGGATGAAAG GTATATTCTATCCTCGGGAAAAGACTCTTCGGTGAAGCTTTGGGAAGTTGGCACAGGAAGATTGGTCAAACAATATCTTGGAGCTACACATACACAGTTGCGCTGCCAG GCTGTTTTCAATGATACAGAAGAATTTGTATTATCAATTGATGAATCTCTCAATGAG ATTGTTGCATGGGATGCTCTGACGACAGAAAAAGTGGCTAGATGGCCCTCCAACCATATTGGTGCACCCCGTTGGCTTGTGCATTCCCCTGTAGAAGCTACATTTGTGTCTTGTGGGATTGACCGATCCATTCGGTACTGGAAGGAGGTCCCTTAG
- the LOC132603520 gene encoding cleavage stimulation factor subunit 50 isoform X4 gives MESNNSSLEQTLQDGKLYRHVNSLIVAHLRDSNLNQAASAVASATMTPMNVEAAPNKLLELVAKGLAVEKDEMLRGVSTAVPFDPSITAAYGSIPAPRAAFVDFSSVNDTKGPSKNIPKHESRHISEHKNVARCARFSPDGRFLATGSADTSIKLFEIAKVKQMMQPDARDGPVRPVIRTFYDHQQPINDLDFHPQNAVLISGAKDRTIKFFDFSKTVAKRAFRVIQDTHNVRSVSFHPSGDFLLAGTDHSIPHLYDINTFKCYLPPNFQEMGVNGAINQVRYSCTGGLYVTASKNGAIRLWDGVTASCVRSIDGAHGAAEATSANFSKDERYILSSGKDSSVKLWEVGTGRLVKQYLGATHTQLRCQLLLGFQTAC, from the exons ATGGAGAGTAATAATAGTAGTTTGGAGCAAACACTGCAAGATGGGAAATTGTATCGTCATGTTAATTCTCTCATTGTCGCTCACCTTCGTGATAGTAATCTCAATCAG GCTGCAAGTGCTGTAGCTTCTGCTACAATGACACCAATGAATGTTGAAGCTGCTCCCAACAAGCTACTTGAATTGGTCGCAAAG GGTCTTGCAGTGGAGAAAGATGAGATGCTTAGAGGAGTTTCAACAGCTGTACCTTTTGATCCAAGCATAACTGCAGCATATGGCTCAATCCCAGCCCCTCGGGCTGCGTTTGTTGATTTCAG TAGCGTGAACGATACAAAAGGGCCATCAAAAAATATCCCAAAGCATGAGTCACGACATATTTCCGAGcacaag AATGTTGCAAGGTGTGCCAGATTCAGTCCTGATGGAAGATTTCTTGCTACTGGAAGCGCGGACACATCGATTAAATTGTTTGAG ATTGCAAAAGTCAAGCAAATGATGCAGCCAGACGCAAGGGATGGCCCAGTGAGGCCTGTTATACGGACTTTTTATgatcatcaacaa CCAATAAATGACTTGGACTTTCATCCGCAAAATGCTGTACTCATATCTGGAGCAAAAGACCGCACCATCAA GTTCTTTGATTTTTCCAAAACGGTAGCAAAGAGAGCATTTAGAGTGATTCAG GATACACATAATGTAAGGTCGGTGTCATTCCATCCTTCCGGGGACTTTCTTCTGGCAG GAACTGATCATTCAATTCCTCATCTATATGACATCAACACTTTCAAATGCTACCTGCCACCAAATTTCCAAGAGATGGGTGTCAATGGTGCTATTAATCAG GTTAGGTATTCATGTACTGGCGGATTGTATGTAACTGCTTCCAAAAATGGTGCAATTCGGCTATGGGATGGGGTAACTGCTAGCTGTGTCCGATCCATAGATGGTGCACATGGAGCGGCGGAGGCCACAAGTGCAAATTTTTCAAAGGATGAAAG GTATATTCTATCCTCGGGAAAAGACTCTTCGGTGAAGCTTTGGGAAGTTGGCACAGGAAGATTGGTCAAACAATATCTTGGAGCTACACATACACAGTTGCGCTGCCAG CTTCTACTTGGATTCCAAACTGCTTGTTAG